A region from the Cryptococcus gattii WM276 chromosome H, complete sequence genome encodes:
- a CDS encoding Hypothetical Protein (Similar to TIGR gene model, INSD accession AAW45470.1) translates to MDRRKDPSRIFYPHGWRELVNGSLEEGFAPIALATIDNLTTEYYVPQNEHLQFLLYLAINPYDHGLSSYEPFTVLYRLLKLHNPRLFAGGIPSHPSASSYSTLPLSSSTNNGNGNTLDHPQDDVPSWLTWEKGRSLLHRNVYKYMKRCKDQGIWALLWMDPAQENRMADRARRARKAREGMGKTIKVKEKSREPRQPQSSEGDGDENMVDAELGIDLDLEQELEHDDERAKPLTPQGWLLLEWLVAMWEKDEMVRRGPYENPQLEWSPIFLRQLAKPYDRTGQMQWSNADMVMRILKAAFAKPLPEEDKGEDEDEDNEDDNDMEIEEDKETRIAREEAKITKKLKREEGKEMLARKRFTAVRLFRLLFDTAIAPLPAPPSSNPPSRPPSSSPGLDTGPSTSPFPSSPGIGNGPVTRMNTAAPTPPTPMSSPSSPSHSAPSVHPPFNPPSLTSSLIHTLAPLPLSSLQSFFMLLIPSPFLSRPPYFSFSHDIDIKTPPAGAAPDATTTLPPLPLAPITHIITLLLENFAGTSRQKGEERRERRRQRLRELDFEPGYNGLGRPTVGYLCSEVLALVPPLPAPAPKGRNGIDKKGKGVKPKVNMEKETEEEGQDEKVGMKMAHLKLVLLQILLRQGGTGEKAYLSEQMELETLRSEKEWRRNVEKSFMVSETMRDEDPESSTALMRVGRMVLLSVDRLVGV, encoded by the exons ATGGACAGGAGGAAAGACCCGTCCAGGATATTCTACCCACACGGATGGAGAGAACTAGTTAATGGATCACTGGAAGAGGGATTTG CTCCTATCGCGCTCGCAACGATCGATAACCTCACAACGGAATACTATGTTCCCCAAAA TGAACATCTCCAGTTTCTCTTGTATCTTGCTATAAACCCCTACGACCACGGCCTCTCCTCCTATGAGCCTTTCACCGTCCTCTACCGTCTCCTCAAACTCCACAACCCTAGGTTATTTGCAGGTGGCATCccttctcatccttcaGCCTCTTCCTACAGTacccttcctctttcctctaGTACCAACAATGGCAATGGCAATACATTGGATCACCCACAAGATGACGTCCCGTCATGGCTTACATgggaaaagggaagaagtCTTTTACACAGAAATGTGTACAAGTATATGAAACGTTGCAAGGACCAAGGAATTTGGGCGCTTTTGTGGATGGATCCTGCCCAGGAAAACCGGATGGCAGACCGCGCTAGGAGAGCGAGGAAAGCGAGGGAAGGGATGGGGAAAACTATCAAGGTAAAGGAAAAATCTAGAGAACCAAGACAGCCCCAGTCTTCAGAAGGGGATGGTGATGAGAATATGGTTGACGCGGAACTTGGCATCGACCTTGATCTCGAGCAAGAGCTGGAACATGACGACGAACGGGCGAAACCTTTAACGCCGCAAGGTTGGCTCCTCTTGGAATGGCTTGTTGCCATGTGGGAAAAGGATGAGATGGTGAGAAGGGGACCGTACGAGAATCCCCAGCTGGAATGGTCCCCGATTTTCTTGAGGCAATTGGCGAAACCGTATGATAGGACAGGGCAGATGCAATGGAGTAATGCGGATATGGTAATGAGGATTTTAAAAGCGGCTTTCGCAAAACCACTCCCTGAGGAAGATAaaggtgaagatgaggatgaagataATGAAGATGACAATGATATGGAGATCGAAGAAGATAAAGAGACTAGAATAGCGAGGGAGGAAGCAAAGATCACCAAAAAGTtgaaaagggaagaaggaaaagagatgCTTGCCCGAAAACGTTTTACCGCTGTCAGACTGTTCCGTCTC CTATTCGACACAGCCATCGCCCCTCTTCCTGCTCCACCCTCTTCCAACCCTCCTTCGCGCCCGCCGTCATCCAGCCCCGGCCTAGATACCGGACCATCCACCTCCCCGttcccctcttcccccgGCATTGGTAATGGTCCTGTCACTCGCATGAACACAGCAGCTCCCACTCCACCGACTCCCATGTCCAGCCCGTCTTCCCCATCCCATTCAGCTCCCTCTGTCCATCCGCCATTCAACCCCCCATCCCTCACTTCATCCCTTATCCACACCCTTGCTCCCCTCCCACTTTCTTCCCTCCAATCTTTTTTTATGCTTCTCATTCCCtctcctttcctttctcgCCCCCCTtacttctccttctcccatGACATCGACATCAAAACACCTCCCGCCGGCGCCGCTCCCGAcgccaccaccaccctCCCACCTCTACCCTTAGCCCCCATCACACACATTATCACCCTCTTACTCGAAAATTTTGCGGGGACGTCCCGCCAAAAGGGGGAAGAACGCCGGGAACGAAGACGACAGCGTTTACGGGAACTAGACTTTGAGCCGGGATATAATGGTCTAGGGAGGCCGACAGTGGGTTATTTATGTAGCGAGGTTTTGGCGCTTGTCCCTCCATTACCGGCGCCGGCGCCGAAGGGTAGGAATGGGATAGAcaagaaggggaagggtGTAAAGCCAAAGGTAAACATGGAGAAAGAGACggaggaagaagggcaagacGAAAAAGTGGGGATGAAAATGGCACATTTGAAACTCGTTCTTTTGCAAATTCTTTTGCGACAAGGAGGAACTGGTGAGAAGGCTTATTTATCCGAACAAATGGAATTGGAAACTCTAAGAAGCGAAAAGGAATGGAGAAGAAATGTGGAAAAGAGTTTCATGGTTTCTGAGACAATGAGAGATGAAGATCCTGAAAGTTCGACGGCGTTGATGAGGGTAGGGAGGATGGTACTGTTGTCTGTAGATAGACTAGTCGGCGTATGA
- a CDS encoding clathrin light chain, putative (Similar to TIGR gene model, INSD accession AAW45490.1) — MSDDPMADFLAREKAALGEDADFFANPTPSASSGIDAFPDLASPAVEPESTPVQPPSPQPEGIDAFPDIDTPAVDGTQIRVTGAAGTGEDEDVMKFESAFPDLSGETGSQPAPKPVFNALSPQPYGASPYPPTFTTTAAVPRSPQPSILPAPNFNNILPSAEEDTEPIKAWKARQAEEIKKRDEADKKRRDEMSDKAEKAIDQFYEDYNKMKEKNIRENKENEAEFLEKLQEGIAKGTAWERISDLISLENSQSKTIRPSVPGGSDLARMKEILLALRREGDKAPGAAGF, encoded by the exons ATGTCAGACGATCCCATGGCAGACTTCCTGGCGAGAGAAAAGGCAGCCCTCGGCGAAGATGCCGACTTCTTTGCCAACCCCACGCCCTCTGCTTCCTCAGGCATAGACGCATTCCCGGACCTCG CATCCCCGGCCGTTGAACCCGAGTCTACACCTGTGCAACCACCTAGCCCCCAACCTGAAGGTATTGATGCTTTTCCTGACATTGATACTCCTGCCGTAGACGGTACACAGATCAGGGTGACTGGTGCGGCTGGTACtggggaagatgaggatgtcATGAAATTTGAGAGTGCTTTCCCTGATTTGTCAGGGGAAACTGGTTCCCAGCCGGCTCCCAAACCCGTCTTTAATGCACTCTCCCCTCAGCCTTATGGCGCATCGCCATACCCACCCACTTTTACTACTACTGCCGCCGTGCCCCGATCTCCCCAGCCCTCCATCCTCCCTGCTCCTAATTTTAACAACATTCTTCCTAGCGCAGAAGAAGACACAGAGCCTATCAAGGCATGGAAAGCTCGTCAAGCTGAAGAGATCAAGAAGCGTGACGAGGCGGATAAGAAGAGACGGGACGAAATGAGTGATAAGGCTGAAAAGGCGATTGATCAGTTTTACGAAGACTACAATaaaatgaaggagaagaatATCCGAGAGAACAA GGAGAATGAAGCCGAGTTCCTCGAAAAGCTTCAAGAGGGTATCGCCAAAGGAACAGCATGGGAGCGTATCTCTGATCTTATCTCGCTCGAAAACTCTC AATCTAAAACGATTCGCCCCTCCGTCCCCGGCGGCTCCGACCTTGCGCGCATGAAGGAGATTCTCCTCGCCCTCAGGAGAGAAGGTGACAAGGCGCCCGGTGCTGCTGGCTTCTAG